In the Thermodesulfovibrio yellowstonii DSM 11347 genome, one interval contains:
- a CDS encoding methyl-accepting chemotaxis protein produces MPEGFKSKLKRTSGLYKKFLIIFNLSIILSTIILLAGLVITGYEIYGEEFIMKKMGVLNSLLKFAPVLGIFAIALIGISTANVFWFKKQIVSPLAEIEEAMETIRKGNFEKRIKLKTGDEFQKIADTFNQMMDKLSTLIQTEEEKKEMQNNIIKFLQIMTQASEGDLTQRAEVTPDVFGSLADAFNLMTDGLSELIKEVKNSAEDVGQKSNILNDIIQKLQTGAEIQKQEIEKIASLVEEAAEIAYQTKEKTTVATDVSKEAMNAIIKGNEIVTETINSMQLIRTAVQGINRRMKLLSEKLMEIGTISTIISDIANRTNLLALNASIEAARAGEEGKGFVVIAEEIRTLSEKTAKSSKNIADIITAIQEEATAVTKNLEEETNYVETGTTMVSQTTSVFEKIDSIIKNIGQIIGEINESTLKQKEITDSQVNSAQTVKEVTENIYGITTELTDVSNSLADTSKELVNVAEKFKV; encoded by the coding sequence ATGCCTGAAGGCTTTAAATCAAAACTAAAAAGAACATCAGGTCTTTATAAAAAATTTCTTATTATATTCAACCTATCTATTATTCTTTCCACCATTATTCTTCTTGCAGGACTTGTCATAACAGGATATGAAATTTATGGAGAAGAATTTATTATGAAAAAGATGGGAGTTCTAAATAGTCTTTTGAAATTTGCTCCTGTCCTCGGTATATTTGCTATAGCATTAATAGGAATATCAACAGCTAATGTTTTTTGGTTTAAAAAACAGATTGTATCTCCTCTCGCAGAAATTGAAGAGGCTATGGAAACTATAAGAAAAGGAAATTTTGAAAAAAGAATAAAATTAAAGACAGGTGATGAGTTTCAAAAAATTGCAGATACTTTTAATCAAATGATGGACAAACTTTCCACGCTTATCCAGACAGAAGAAGAAAAGAAAGAAATGCAGAATAACATCATAAAATTTTTACAGATAATGACTCAGGCATCTGAAGGAGACCTTACTCAGAGAGCAGAAGTTACTCCAGATGTTTTTGGTTCATTGGCAGATGCATTTAATCTTATGACAGATGGATTGAGCGAACTTATTAAAGAAGTTAAAAATTCAGCAGAAGATGTTGGTCAAAAAAGTAACATTCTCAATGATATAATCCAAAAACTACAAACAGGAGCAGAAATCCAGAAACAGGAAATTGAGAAAATAGCATCACTTGTTGAAGAAGCTGCAGAAATTGCTTACCAGACAAAAGAAAAGACAACAGTTGCTACAGATGTTTCAAAAGAAGCTATGAATGCAATTATTAAGGGTAACGAAATTGTTACAGAAACAATTAATAGTATGCAGTTAATCAGAACAGCTGTTCAGGGAATAAACAGAAGGATGAAACTTCTTTCAGAAAAATTAATGGAGATAGGAACAATATCAACAATAATCAGTGACATAGCAAATAGGACAAATCTCCTTGCCTTGAATGCGTCAATTGAAGCAGCAAGAGCAGGAGAAGAGGGGAAAGGATTTGTTGTTATTGCTGAAGAAATAAGGACACTTTCTGAAAAAACAGCTAAATCATCTAAAAATATCGCAGATATTATCACAGCAATTCAGGAAGAAGCAACAGCTGTTACAAAAAATCTTGAGGAGGAAACTAATTATGTTGAGACAGGAACTACAATGGTAAGCCAGACTACATCAGTATTTGAAAAAATTGACTCAATCATAAAAAATATCGGACAAATTATAGGTGAAATTAATGAATCAACATTGAAACAGAAAGAAATAACAGATAGTCAGGTAAATTCAGCTCAAACAGTTAAGGAAGTAACTGAAAATATATATGGAATAACTACTGAACTTACAGATGTATCTAATTCTTTGGCAGATACTTCAAAAGAGCTTGTTAATGTAGCAGAAAAATTTAAAGTTTGA
- a CDS encoding response regulator produces the protein MINKSELIKYFLLEADDCLNVLVEGTEELETKGYNKSTIESLFRATHTLKGSASIVKFNKITTLSHKLEDLFEALLNGEINYDNSLIYHIRNVINLIVALVNEVHEAGEEKSEIEKEVIELIDNILNKKEIPAVQQKSVIFDALPVTDNVRVELKVIENIFASLSEVLVQKNTITDKEKELFHIVEEISNSGKKLLKEITDFSDMYWLSTYERGQKVIDSFFVDFSDLEFDRYDEYHIFLRKIQEITNDITEGINSLFIFSENLSSHFKSLGREINYLKDSLIEIRMIPIGKLLHRLSEAIKENAKDIGKTVEIDIKGAEIKIDKPVFDSLYEPIIHILRNAIQHGIESFEERIKKGKEQTGHIKIDVKKEGKYIVIAIKDDGRGIDIDKVKEIAVQKGLISSEYTSFISEEEILSYIFVPGFSTSDEIDFQSGRGMGLNIVKTAISKLKGTIEVFSELDKETTFIIKIPQSLTISNLLIFSSHNLDFAIPINYIEEILTLEDFPHALEERSINHKNRIIPVKIFSEIFFSLNGKTLQKGYIIVFNFSGIRKGLIVDEILGHEEATVHNFGKFLEGLIQYLGYFISGKGSPRYVIDPLKLFEEEFIFTGLSDKITESFIYSGSVLVVDDSISVRKTLQSVLEAKKLRVYTAKDGVEALNLLERNKVDMVVTDLEMPVMHGYELISRLRKDARFKNLPIIVLTSRGTKKHEEKAFELGADGYIVKPFDEKTIEEEILDRLKLL, from the coding sequence ATGATAAATAAATCTGAGCTGATAAAATATTTTCTTCTGGAAGCTGATGACTGTTTGAATGTATTAGTTGAAGGGACAGAAGAACTTGAAACCAAAGGATATAACAAAAGCACCATAGAAAGTCTTTTTAGAGCAACTCATACTTTAAAAGGTTCTGCATCTATAGTTAAGTTCAATAAGATTACAACATTGTCTCATAAACTTGAAGATCTCTTTGAAGCTTTATTGAATGGAGAAATAAATTATGATAATTCCCTTATTTATCATATTAGAAACGTTATTAATCTAATCGTTGCTCTTGTAAATGAAGTTCATGAAGCAGGAGAAGAAAAAAGCGAAATTGAAAAGGAAGTTATAGAATTAATTGATAATATTTTAAATAAAAAAGAGATTCCTGCAGTGCAACAAAAATCTGTAATTTTTGATGCCCTCCCAGTAACTGATAATGTAAGAGTTGAGCTAAAAGTTATTGAAAATATATTTGCTTCCTTGAGCGAGGTTCTTGTTCAGAAAAATACCATAACCGATAAAGAAAAAGAACTATTCCACATTGTTGAAGAAATATCAAATAGCGGAAAAAAGCTTTTAAAAGAAATAACGGACTTTTCAGATATGTACTGGTTAAGCACATATGAAAGAGGACAGAAAGTAATAGATAGTTTTTTTGTTGACTTTAGTGACCTTGAGTTTGACAGATATGATGAATACCACATCTTTTTAAGAAAAATTCAGGAAATAACAAATGATATAACAGAGGGTATAAATTCTTTGTTTATTTTTTCTGAAAACCTCTCATCTCACTTTAAATCTTTGGGCAGAGAAATCAATTATTTAAAAGACAGTTTAATTGAGATAAGAATGATACCTATCGGAAAACTTTTACACAGACTTTCTGAAGCCATTAAGGAAAACGCAAAAGACATAGGAAAAACTGTTGAAATAGATATTAAAGGAGCAGAAATAAAAATTGATAAACCTGTTTTTGACTCACTATATGAGCCAATTATTCATATTCTTCGTAATGCTATCCAGCACGGGATTGAATCTTTTGAAGAAAGAATAAAAAAAGGCAAAGAACAAACAGGTCATATAAAAATTGATGTAAAAAAAGAAGGGAAATATATAGTCATTGCTATCAAAGACGATGGTAGAGGAATAGATATTGATAAAGTAAAAGAAATAGCTGTGCAGAAAGGATTGATTTCTTCAGAATATACATCTTTTATTTCCGAGGAGGAAATTCTTTCTTACATATTTGTCCCTGGGTTTTCAACTTCAGATGAGATAGATTTCCAAAGTGGAAGAGGAATGGGGCTTAATATTGTTAAAACAGCTATTTCAAAACTTAAAGGCACAATAGAAGTTTTTTCAGAATTAGATAAAGAAACCACATTCATAATAAAAATTCCGCAATCATTAACTATTAGCAATCTTCTGATTTTTAGTTCTCATAATCTGGATTTTGCAATACCTATTAATTATATTGAAGAAATTTTAACACTGGAAGATTTTCCCCATGCACTTGAAGAAAGAAGCATTAATCATAAAAACAGAATTATCCCTGTTAAGATATTTTCAGAAATTTTTTTCTCTTTAAATGGCAAAACACTTCAGAAGGGTTATATAATTGTTTTTAATTTTTCAGGAATAAGAAAAGGACTTATTGTTGATGAGATTTTAGGACATGAGGAAGCAACAGTTCACAATTTTGGCAAATTTCTTGAAGGGTTAATACAGTATCTTGGCTATTTTATATCTGGCAAAGGTAGTCCAAGATATGTCATTGACCCATTGAAATTATTTGAAGAAGAATTTATATTTACAGGCTTATCTGATAAAATTACAGAATCTTTCATATACTCAGGGTCTGTTCTGGTTGTAGATGACTCTATAAGCGTAAGAAAAACTCTTCAAAGTGTTCTTGAAGCAAAAAAATTAAGGGTATACACTGCAAAAGATGGTGTTGAAGCACTAAATTTACTTGAAAGAAACAAGGTTGACATGGTGGTAACTGACCTTGAAATGCCTGTTATGCACGGCTATGAACTTATCAGTAGATTAAGAAAAGATGCGAGATTTAAAAATTTGCCGATTATTGTTCTTACCTCAAGAGGAACCAAAAAGCATGAAGAAAAAGCTTTTGAGTTAGGTGCAGATGGATATATTGTTAAGCCCTTTGATGAAAAGACTATAGAAGAAGAAATTCTTGACAGATTAAAACTTTTATAA
- a CDS encoding chemotaxis protein CheW yields MSEEIKETEKSYCVFGIGEREFLIPKESVMQVLDVTRIFPIPGAPDYIVGALPVRGKIIPAVDLAKVYNIERLNYSDNKLLVIDVKGEKIGILSDITPFFVNFESDIVVEDFIDPEKLFEQLKVSSQKPAEKRDDK; encoded by the coding sequence ATGTCTGAAGAAATAAAAGAAACAGAAAAATCTTACTGTGTTTTTGGTATAGGAGAAAGAGAGTTTCTAATACCAAAAGAAAGTGTTATGCAAGTTTTGGATGTTACCCGAATCTTCCCTATTCCGGGGGCACCTGATTATATTGTCGGTGCATTGCCTGTTAGAGGTAAAATCATTCCCGCAGTAGACCTCGCCAAAGTTTATAATATTGAAAGATTAAACTACTCTGATAATAAATTGCTGGTTATTGATGTAAAAGGAGAAAAAATAGGAATTTTATCAGATATTACTCCATTTTTTGTTAATTTTGAATCAGATATAGTTGTGGAGGATTTTATTGATCCTGAAAAATTATTTGAACAACTAAAAGTCAGTTCTCAAAAACCTGCAGAAAAGAGGGATGATAAATAA
- a CDS encoding response regulator: MYKVLVAEDSTVDAKYIESILKEGEYNIIFAKDGEETENLLKNENFDLIILDVVMPKKNGFQICREIKKNDKTKNIPVILVTSKKEEADKFWGKMQGADEYITKPFEPIDLLVAIKKCLKK, from the coding sequence ATGTATAAAGTTCTTGTTGCTGAAGATTCTACAGTAGATGCAAAATATATTGAGTCCATCCTTAAAGAAGGAGAATATAACATTATTTTTGCAAAGGATGGAGAAGAAACAGAAAACCTGCTTAAAAATGAAAATTTTGATTTAATAATTTTAGATGTGGTTATGCCTAAGAAAAACGGATTTCAGATTTGCAGGGAAATAAAAAAGAATGATAAAACTAAAAATATTCCTGTAATTCTTGTAACTTCTAAAAAGGAAGAAGCTGATAAATTCTGGGGTAAGATGCAGGGTGCAGATGAATATATTACAAAACCTTTTGAACCAATTGACCTTTTGGTAGCTATAAAAAAATGTCTGAAGAAATAA
- a CDS encoding response regulator, translated as MAKEKILVVDDSPLVRKLAEVSLQEAEYEVYTAADGEEGLKIAETVKPDLILVDFIMPKMTGSQFCKLIKDNETLKDIPIILITGKGETVGQTFIEKYQVLDYFIKPFKSEDLIEKVRTTLSKVPEPIVDISEPVSEIEIKEVEEMQPSLEIPEVEEILSLEQKEPLQFPEEKETLDEILLEESQDLAKEIDFVEMKENMEILKEPELEISEKIEEIPEIEEIKSTEEFLFEEKTVQPEVEEIQAKEEIQKMEDSPAYALSSLEKLIEDKFSSFYEKIITLFDGSIEGIFKKYGLIKDSSLILSGNLNFFKLPEIFSLINSNGLSGILTVYGKGEIYEFLFIYGQVIYGISNFQKQKFGFKLLNELSQEQIKNITIEAITALKKSQIENFIFEKKDFTEEWLLNKERYTPSELFKETLK; from the coding sequence ATGGCAAAAGAAAAAATTTTAGTAGTAGATGATAGCCCTCTTGTAAGAAAGCTTGCGGAAGTTTCTTTACAAGAAGCAGAATATGAGGTTTACACAGCAGCTGATGGAGAAGAGGGGCTGAAAATTGCGGAAACAGTAAAACCTGACCTGATTTTAGTAGACTTTATAATGCCTAAAATGACAGGCTCTCAATTTTGCAAACTAATAAAAGATAATGAAACTCTTAAAGATATTCCTATTATCTTAATTACTGGAAAGGGTGAGACAGTAGGACAAACATTTATTGAAAAATATCAAGTTTTAGACTATTTCATAAAGCCCTTCAAATCAGAGGACCTTATAGAGAAAGTTAGAACAACGTTAAGCAAAGTTCCTGAGCCTATTGTTGACATTTCAGAGCCTGTATCTGAAATAGAGATAAAAGAAGTAGAAGAAATGCAACCTTCTTTAGAAATTCCTGAAGTTGAAGAAATATTATCTCTTGAACAAAAAGAACCCTTACAATTTCCAGAAGAAAAAGAGACTCTTGATGAAATTCTATTAGAAGAATCTCAAGATTTAGCAAAGGAAATTGACTTTGTAGAAATGAAAGAAAACATGGAAATATTAAAGGAGCCTGAATTAGAAATCTCTGAAAAAATAGAAGAAATACCTGAAATAGAAGAAATCAAATCTACTGAAGAATTTTTATTTGAAGAAAAAACTGTCCAACCTGAAGTTGAGGAAATTCAAGCTAAAGAAGAAATTCAAAAAATGGAAGACAGTCCAGCTTATGCTTTGAGTAGTTTAGAGAAATTAATAGAGGATAAATTTAGTAGTTTTTATGAAAAAATTATAACCCTCTTTGATGGTTCTATTGAAGGAATATTCAAAAAATATGGATTGATAAAAGATTCTTCTTTAATTCTCTCAGGAAATTTAAATTTTTTTAAACTTCCTGAAATTTTTTCACTAATAAATTCTAATGGATTAAGTGGTATTTTGACTGTTTATGGAAAAGGGGAAATCTATGAATTTTTATTTATATACGGACAGGTCATTTATGGGATATCAAACTTTCAGAAACAGAAATTCGGTTTTAAACTACTGAATGAACTTTCTCAGGAACAAATTAAAAATATTACTATTGAAGCAATAACGGCTTTGAAAAAATCTCAAATTGAAAACTTTATTTTTGAAAAGAAAGATTTTACTGAGGAATGGTTGTTGAATAAAGAACGCTATACTCCTTCAGAGCTTTTTAAAGAAACATTAAAATGA
- a CDS encoding cache domain-containing protein: protein MKIEFGLRTGIALPLLATLIVGMSLLVVFNYIMQVSLLKEEEQRNIEASVNTVQVFLETSTIHYQQMAALVTHIPDIQEAINKKDRNRLIDKFLPSFNYLKENFGLAQFHFHIPPAVSLLRLHDLEHFGDNISKDRKTVVQVETTRKGVRGVEIGLGGVGLRGVEPVFYKGNYVGSVDFGGGLKTEIEQIKKAINAEIGVAVYKELLSGWPGLKDVKYNFGEWVSLYFTAQDPKLFISESTLKKASQSKEKYYTEKVSQSGKDYIIVYSPFKDFSGKTIGFIYIVKERILTPMKVFTILGINISVYIIMLIVIALLIGYGMNKYVINPIVTLTKITDEISMGKTSQKVEIKDARGEIAILAKAVERMRITMRKLLE from the coding sequence ATGAAAATAGAATTTGGATTAAGAACAGGAATAGCTTTGCCTCTATTAGCAACTCTAATTGTTGGTATGAGTCTACTGGTTGTTTTTAATTATATTATGCAGGTAAGCCTTTTAAAGGAGGAAGAACAACGAAACATTGAAGCATCAGTTAATACAGTGCAGGTTTTTCTTGAGACATCTACAATACATTATCAACAAATGGCTGCTCTGGTTACGCATATTCCTGATATTCAAGAAGCCATTAATAAAAAAGATAGAAATCGTTTAATAGATAAATTTCTACCCAGTTTTAATTATTTAAAGGAAAATTTTGGTCTTGCTCAATTTCATTTCCATATACCCCCAGCAGTTTCTCTTCTCAGGCTTCATGATCTGGAACACTTTGGTGATAATATTTCAAAAGACCGTAAAACCGTTGTGCAGGTAGAAACAACCCGAAAAGGTGTAAGAGGGGTTGAGATCGGTTTGGGAGGAGTTGGATTGAGAGGTGTAGAACCTGTTTTCTACAAAGGTAACTATGTCGGAAGTGTTGATTTTGGAGGAGGATTAAAAACTGAGATTGAGCAGATTAAAAAAGCAATAAATGCTGAAATTGGAGTAGCTGTTTATAAAGAATTACTTTCTGGCTGGCCAGGTTTAAAAGACGTTAAATATAACTTTGGAGAATGGGTTTCTCTTTATTTTACTGCACAGGACCCAAAACTGTTTATTTCTGAATCTACTTTAAAAAAGGCTTCTCAATCAAAAGAGAAATATTATACTGAAAAGGTTTCTCAATCAGGTAAAGATTATATTATTGTTTATAGCCCCTTTAAAGATTTCTCTGGTAAAACAATAGGTTTTATATATATTGTCAAAGAGAGAATTCTCACTCCAATGAAGGTTTTTACAATTCTTGGTATAAATATTTCAGTTTATATTATAATGCTTATAGTCATTGCTCTTTTGATTGGATATGGCATGAATAAATATGTAATAAATCCGATAGTAACACTTACAAAAATCACAGATGAGATATCAATGGGTAAGACATCTCAGAAAGTAGAAATTAAAGATGCACGAGGAGAAATTGCTATCTTAGCAAAAGCAGTTGAAAGAATGCGTATTACAATGAGAAAACTTCTTGAATAA
- the thiE gene encoding thiamine phosphate synthase: MINPELPSICLIVSSKEIPEKLEIALKAGIKWIQYREKELPRKEILKYAFWVKEITKHYNALLTINDYLDIAITIKADGIHLGQNDLPIEVAKKFFSGIIGISTHNLEEALDAQKKGAHYIGYGPIFYTTTKKDALEPKGYDMLSLICKKIKVPVVAIGGIKKQHLKDLKAMGCKYVAIASGILVGDVKSNVKDFLELFQ, translated from the coding sequence ATGATAAATCCTGAACTTCCATCAATATGTCTTATTGTTTCATCAAAAGAAATTCCAGAAAAATTAGAAATAGCACTAAAAGCGGGAATCAAATGGATTCAATATAGAGAAAAGGAATTACCAAGAAAAGAGATTTTAAAATACGCATTTTGGGTAAAAGAGATAACAAAGCACTACAACGCTCTTTTAACTATCAATGACTACTTAGACATAGCAATTACTATAAAAGCTGATGGTATCCATTTGGGACAGAATGACCTTCCAATTGAAGTTGCAAAAAAATTTTTTTCAGGCATTATAGGCATATCAACCCATAATCTTGAAGAAGCTCTTGATGCTCAAAAAAAAGGAGCTCACTATATTGGGTATGGACCAATTTTTTATACTACAACGAAAAAAGATGCTCTTGAACCAAAAGGATATGATATGCTATCTTTGATTTGTAAAAAAATAAAAGTTCCTGTTGTCGCAATAGGAGGCATTAAAAAACAGCATTTAAAGGATTTAAAAGCGATGGGTTGCAAATACGTGGCTATAGCCTCAGGAATTTTAGTAGGAGATGTTAAGAGTAATGTTAAAGATTTTTTAGAACTTTTCCAATGA
- the accC gene encoding acetyl-CoA carboxylase biotin carboxylase subunit, translated as MELFKKILIANRGEIAVRIIRACRELGIKTVAVYSEADRDALHVKLADEAICIGPANPGQSYLNITAILSAADVTDAEAIHPGYGFLSENAQFAEACVNSGIVFIGPAPENIKIGGDKAKARQILKRKGIPVVPGSDGPVNTDEACIKIVKKIGLPIIFKASAGGGGRGMRIVNEEKDIEQAFFMAQREALAAFGNGELYIEKYFPKVRHIEVQILADKQGNIIHLGERDCTIQRRHQKLIEEAPSPVLNEKLRKKIGEYAVKAAKALKFRNIGTFEFIVDDELNPYFIEINTRVQVEHPVTEEITDIDIIKEQIKLAKGYPLSFKQPQIKFRGHAIECRINAEDPEKFIPSPGIVEFLYLPGGPGIRVDSYLYHGCKVSPYYDSLVAKIIAKGTNRQEAINRMKRALQETVIKGIQTNIPLFLKLLEHPDFIKGKFFTDFVQTMNNNDKS; from the coding sequence ATGGAGTTATTCAAAAAAATTCTTATTGCAAATCGTGGAGAAATAGCTGTAAGAATTATACGTGCCTGTAGAGAACTTGGTATAAAGACAGTGGCAGTGTATTCCGAAGCTGACAGAGATGCCCTTCATGTAAAGCTTGCAGATGAAGCAATATGTATAGGTCCTGCAAATCCTGGGCAAAGCTATTTGAATATTACAGCCATACTTTCTGCAGCAGATGTAACTGATGCAGAAGCAATTCATCCAGGATATGGTTTTTTATCTGAAAATGCTCAATTTGCAGAAGCTTGTGTAAACTCTGGAATTGTATTTATCGGTCCTGCTCCTGAAAATATAAAAATAGGAGGAGACAAGGCAAAGGCAAGACAAATTCTAAAGAGAAAGGGTATCCCTGTAGTTCCTGGAAGTGACGGTCCTGTAAATACAGACGAAGCTTGTATCAAAATTGTTAAAAAAATAGGACTTCCCATAATATTTAAGGCTTCTGCAGGTGGTGGTGGAAGAGGAATGAGAATAGTAAATGAGGAAAAAGATATTGAACAAGCATTTTTTATGGCTCAAAGAGAAGCTCTTGCTGCGTTCGGCAATGGAGAACTCTATATTGAAAAATATTTTCCTAAAGTAAGGCACATAGAAGTTCAAATACTTGCTGATAAACAGGGAAACATAATTCATCTTGGAGAGAGAGACTGCACAATTCAGAGAAGACATCAAAAATTAATTGAAGAAGCACCATCACCAGTTTTAAATGAAAAATTGAGAAAAAAAATTGGAGAGTATGCTGTAAAAGCTGCAAAAGCTTTAAAATTTAGAAATATAGGCACATTTGAATTTATTGTTGATGACGAATTAAATCCCTATTTTATTGAAATAAATACCAGAGTACAGGTAGAACATCCTGTAACAGAGGAAATTACAGATATTGATATTATTAAAGAGCAGATTAAACTCGCAAAGGGATATCCTTTATCTTTTAAACAACCTCAGATTAAATTTCGTGGACATGCTATTGAATGCAGAATCAATGCAGAAGACCCTGAAAAATTTATTCCTTCTCCTGGCATAGTAGAGTTTTTATATTTACCTGGTGGACCAGGGATAAGAGTAGATAGTTATCTCTATCATGGATGCAAGGTTTCTCCGTATTATGATTCTCTTGTAGCCAAAATAATCGCTAAAGGCACAAACAGACAGGAAGCAATAAACAGAATGAAAAGAGCTCTTCAAGAAACAGTGATAAAAGGAATACAAACAAACATACCTTTATTTTTGAAATTGCTTGAACATCCAGATTTCATCAAAGGAAAGTTCTTTACAGACTTTGTTCAGACTATGAACAACAATGATAAATCCTGA
- the accB gene encoding acetyl-CoA carboxylase biotin carboxyl carrier protein, whose protein sequence is MEIKEIKEIISFLKDTDVTELNIEREGFKIRIKRGYIYGPIEITKTVKPSEETVKPSHVVEIQEQEELLHTVTSPLVGTFYRASSPEAAPFVEVGTRVEKGQVLCIIEAMKIMNEIESDVSGIVKKILVENGQPVEYGEPLFLIEVA, encoded by the coding sequence ATGGAAATTAAAGAGATAAAAGAAATCATATCTTTTCTCAAGGATACTGATGTAACAGAATTAAATATTGAAAGAGAAGGTTTCAAAATTAGAATTAAAAGAGGTTATATTTATGGTCCTATAGAAATAACAAAGACAGTAAAACCCTCGGAAGAAACCGTTAAACCTTCTCATGTTGTAGAAATTCAAGAACAAGAGGAACTACTTCACACTGTTACATCACCTCTGGTTGGTACATTTTATAGAGCATCATCTCCAGAGGCTGCACCTTTTGTGGAAGTTGGAACAAGAGTTGAAAAAGGACAGGTTCTATGTATAATAGAGGCAATGAAGATAATGAATGAGATTGAAAGCGATGTATCAGGAATTGTTAAAAAAATACTTGTTGAAAATGGACAGCCTGTTGAATATGGAGAACCATTGTTCCTTATTGAGGTAGCTTGA
- the efp gene encoding elongation factor P, with product MISTSEFKKGLKIEYKGEPYEIIDFQHVKMQQRAPIVRTKIKHLKTGRVLEENFPAGEKFEKPELEEKQMQYLYSQGDSYVFMDMESYEQISIPKERIGDAIYYIKDEMIVDVIYYKGEPLVIEPPMFVELRVAETEPAFKGDTASGGTKPAKLETGLTVKVPFHIQTGDLLKIDTRTGEYIEKVKE from the coding sequence ATGATTTCAACATCAGAATTTAAAAAAGGATTAAAGATTGAATACAAAGGAGAACCATATGAAATAATTGATTTTCAGCATGTAAAAATGCAGCAGAGAGCTCCTATTGTAAGAACTAAAATTAAGCATCTTAAAACAGGACGAGTTCTTGAGGAAAACTTCCCTGCTGGAGAAAAATTTGAAAAACCTGAATTAGAAGAAAAACAGATGCAGTATCTTTATTCTCAGGGAGACTCTTATGTTTTTATGGACATGGAGAGCTATGAACAGATTTCTATTCCAAAAGAAAGAATAGGAGATGCCATATACTATATAAAAGACGAAATGATTGTTGATGTGATTTACTATAAAGGTGAGCCCCTTGTTATTGAACCTCCCATGTTTGTTGAATTAAGAGTTGCTGAAACAGAGCCTGCTTTTAAAGGTGATACAGCATCAGGAGGCACAAAACCAGCTAAGCTTGAAACAGGTCTTACAGTAAAAGTTCCTTTTCATATTCAAACTGGGGATTTATTAAAAATTGACACAAGAACCGGGGAGTATATTGAAAAAGTAAAGGAGTAA